A part of Ammospiza caudacuta isolate bAmmCau1 chromosome 5, bAmmCau1.pri, whole genome shotgun sequence genomic DNA contains:
- the ATP23 gene encoding mitochondrial inner membrane protease ATP23 homolog isoform X1, whose product MGHGEADSPPAAEKKGAEEEEDDLGYRLFPDRNKKPQSFLVRSLFTFHNKCQLMLRLTLETNPYARLLLEALKQSGCTVFNDRHFSCENCDGCVSGGFDAATSQIVLCQNNIRQQSHMNRVVAHELIHAFDHCRAHVDWFKNVKHLACSEIRAANLSGDCTLMNEIARFKFGLKGHHQTCVRDRAIRSILAVRKVSKETAEKAVDEVFDACFNDLEPFGRIPHSKADAKRAYRDFQNRDRYTANL is encoded by the exons ATGGGGCACGGGGAAGCGGATTCGCCACCGGCGGCTGAAAAGAAAggggcggaggaggaggaggatgattTAGGCTACCGGCTCTTCCCGGACCGAAATAAGAAGCCGCAGAGTTTCCTGGTCCGCAGCCTCTTCACCTTCCACAACAAGTGCCAGCTGATGCTGAGGCTGACCCTGGAAACGA ATCCATATGCTCGACTTCTTCTTGAGGCTCTGAAGCAATCTGGTTG CACTGTCTTCAATGACCGGCACTTTTCTTGTGAAAACTGTGATGGCTGTGTCAGTGGAGGTTTTGATGCTGCCACATCTCAG ATTGTTCTGTGTCAGAACAACATTCGCCAGCAGTCCCATATGAACCGGGTAGTCGCACATGAATTGATTCATGCATTTGATCACTGCCGTGCACATGTTGACTGGTTTAAAAATGTCAAACACTTAGCATGTTCAGAG ATTCGAGCTGCTAATCTCAGTGGAGACTGTACTTTGATGAATGAAATAGCCAGGTTTAAATTTGGATTGAAAGGGCACCATCAG aCTTGTGTACGAGACAGAGCAATTCGTTCCATTCTGGCTGTTAGAAAAGTTAgcaaagaaacagcagaaaaagctgtggatgaAGTTTTTGATGCCTGCTTCAATGATCTGGAACCTTTTGGAAGAATCCCACACAGCAAGGCAGATGCAAAACGTGCTTACAGAGACTTTCAGAACAGAGATCGCTATACTGCTAATTTGTAA
- the ATP23 gene encoding mitochondrial inner membrane protease ATP23 homolog isoform X2 has product MNRVVAHELIHAFDHCRAHVDWFKNVKHLACSEIRAANLSGDCTLMNEIARFKFGLKGHHQTCVRDRAIRSILAVRKVSKETAEKAVDEVFDACFNDLEPFGRIPHSKADAKRAYRDFQNRDRYTANL; this is encoded by the exons ATGAACCGGGTAGTCGCACATGAATTGATTCATGCATTTGATCACTGCCGTGCACATGTTGACTGGTTTAAAAATGTCAAACACTTAGCATGTTCAGAG ATTCGAGCTGCTAATCTCAGTGGAGACTGTACTTTGATGAATGAAATAGCCAGGTTTAAATTTGGATTGAAAGGGCACCATCAG aCTTGTGTACGAGACAGAGCAATTCGTTCCATTCTGGCTGTTAGAAAAGTTAgcaaagaaacagcagaaaaagctgtggatgaAGTTTTTGATGCCTGCTTCAATGATCTGGAACCTTTTGGAAGAATCCCACACAGCAAGGCAGATGCAAAACGTGCTTACAGAGACTTTCAGAACAGAGATCGCTATACTGCTAATTTGTAA